The sequence CGGAATGACGACGGTCAACAGCTGAAGGATAATGGACGCGCTGATGTACGGCATGATCCCCAGCGCAAAAATGGTCAGCCGGGATAACGCCCCGCCTGAAAAAATGTCCAAAAATCCGAGCAGCGCCCCGCCTTGAGCCGCCAGAAATTCGGCGAGAGCCTCGTTGTTGATCCCCGGCGTCGGGATATGCGCCCCGATCCGGTAGACGGCCAGCATTCCCAACGTGAACAGAATCCGATGCCGAAGCTCCGGAATGCGAAAAATGTTCTGAAGATTGATGATAAAACGTTCAAACAACTTTGCCGCTCCTCTAGTCCTACCGGGCCTTCACGGACAGATCGGGTTTCCCAGAAGCCTTCCGGATCGTTTCGGCCTTCCCACCGGCTTTCTGGATTTTCTCCAACGCGGATCGGCTGAATTGGTGGGCTTGGATCGAGAGCGGTTTGGTCAGCTCTCCTTGACCCAGGACTTTTACGGCGGTCGCGGATCGACGGACCAGCCCGGCTTCTTTTAACTGTTCCGGTGTAACGATCGACTTTCCGTTGAACCGGTTCAAACTCTCCAGGTTGACCACCGAGGCCTCGTCCCGAAAACGGTTTTTAAAACCGCGTTTGGGAATACGTCGGATCAAAGGCATCTGGCCGCCTTCAAACCCGGGTCCCTTGCCACCGCCGCCGCTGCGGGCAAGCCCCCCCTTATGCCCCTTCGTGGATGTCTTTCCGTGTCCCGATCCGATCCCCCGTCCGATTCGCTTCTCTTTCTTCCGGGATCCTTTTTGCGGTTTCAATTCATGAAGCCTCATGGACTACACCTCTTTCACATCGAGCAAGTGGCAAACTTGCGCGACCATACCCCGGGTCTGCGGGGTGTCCGGCCGAATAACCGTATGACGGATACGTCGAAGCCCAAGGGACCGGACCACGACCCGTTGTTTACGGGGGTATCCGATGACGCTTCGTCGCAAGGTGATGGCCAGATTACGCGGCCGGTTTGCCGACATATCCCGCCTCCTCCACCTGATCCGAACGACGCATTCTCTGGATCTCTTCCGGCGCCTGGAGTGCTTGAAGTCCGTTCAGCGTGGCCTTGACCACGTTGTAGGGGTTGCCGCTGCCCAAGGACTTGCTGACCACATTTTGAATTCCGCAAACCTCCATCACGGCCCGCACGGCCCCGCCGGCGATCACCCCGACGCCTTCCGCGCCCGGTTTCAACAGCACATCTTCGGCGCCGTAATGCCCCGTAACGGCATACGGAATTGTGGTATTCTTTAGAGGGACCTTCATCAAATCTTTTTTGGCCCGTTCAACGGCTTTCCGTATGGCATCCGGGACCTCCGCAGCCTTCCCTTTGCCCATTCCGACCCAGCCGTGTCCGTCTCCCACCACGACCAGCGCGCTGAAGCTGAATCGCTTGCCGCCTTTAACCACTTTAGCGACGCGGTTGATAAAGACCACCTTGTCTTTCAGCGCCAGATCATTAGGATTGACTTTCACCGAATTCTACTCCTTCGTGATAACAACCAAGACACCGTGTTGGCTGCCGCCCGATATGGGTTTTGGATCACCGGTCTCAAAAGATCAGACCCCCCTGACGCGCCGCGTCCGCCAGGGCTTTCACACGACCGTGAAACAGATATCCGCCCCGATCAAAGACAACCGTTTTGATGTTTTTAGCCAACGCCCGTTTTGCAACCAACTGACCCACGACTTCGGCCGCTTTCTTGTTATTGCCCCGCGCTGCGCTCTTTTTGCATTCAGGATCCAGAGTCGACGCCGCAATCAGCGTTTTCCCCGCCGCATCATCAATGATCTGGGCGTAGATGTGAAGATTGCTGCGAAAGACCACAAGCCGCGGGCGCTGGGGCAGACCGAAGACCGTTTTCCGCACCCGTCGGTGGCGGCGCATTCGGGATTCGACTTTTAATTGTACGTTCAGCATCGCCCGACTTCTCCGTTAACTTCCTACTTGCTGGTTTTCCCTTCTTTCCGCTCGATCACTTCGCCGGCATATTTGATGCCTTTGCCTTTGTAGGGCTCCGGCAGCTTCAAGTCCCGGATTTCGGCCGCCACCTGACCGACGAGGTATTTGTCCGCTCCCTTGATCGTGATCAGGGTCTGCTT is a genomic window of Nitrospiria bacterium containing:
- the rplR gene encoding 50S ribosomal protein L18 codes for the protein MLNVQLKVESRMRRHRRVRKTVFGLPQRPRLVVFRSNLHIYAQIIDDAAGKTLIAASTLDPECKKSAARGNNKKAAEVVGQLVAKRALAKNIKTVVFDRGGYLFHGRVKALADAARQGGLIF
- the rpsE gene encoding 30S ribosomal protein S5 — translated: MKVNPNDLALKDKVVFINRVAKVVKGGKRFSFSALVVVGDGHGWVGMGKGKAAEVPDAIRKAVERAKKDLMKVPLKNTTIPYAVTGHYGAEDVLLKPGAEGVGVIAGGAVRAVMEVCGIQNVVSKSLGSGNPYNVVKATLNGLQALQAPEEIQRMRRSDQVEEAGYVGKPAA
- the rpmD gene encoding 50S ribosomal protein L30 is translated as MSANRPRNLAITLRRSVIGYPRKQRVVVRSLGLRRIRHTVIRPDTPQTRGMVAQVCHLLDVKEV
- the rplO gene encoding 50S ribosomal protein L15, whose product is MRLHELKPQKGSRKKEKRIGRGIGSGHGKTSTKGHKGGLARSGGGGKGPGFEGGQMPLIRRIPKRGFKNRFRDEASVVNLESLNRFNGKSIVTPEQLKEAGLVRRSATAVKVLGQGELTKPLSIQAHQFSRSALEKIQKAGGKAETIRKASGKPDLSVKAR